Proteins encoded by one window of Lepeophtheirus salmonis chromosome 3, UVic_Lsal_1.4, whole genome shotgun sequence:
- the LOC121114653 gene encoding LOW QUALITY PROTEIN: transmembrane protein 164-like (The sequence of the model RefSeq protein was modified relative to this genomic sequence to represent the inferred CDS: deleted 1 base in 1 codon) — YIRVWKKLDMNTIVQLIVDISVGGINKSDISEGGSICWHHVPLSHRFKETLFGITLGVIFLLYGFLRHSPPKSHSNIKNAYLKWVTFTLYVIFIVEIGYKIVSKQVIFLWMPCHLITICQIYLLTSLLLGKETLYNEYIFRIMLHFLHGPFTALLFPVTDCLRLPYEVEVYWIQHFFILCLTPLYLMKYHFNLSNPGEFSWSWSYLSYGIWMLIHWIILHGISLITSANVGSMLCPASSDPFAGKHYRLYGICHQLFCIILIGQIWSCIESYFLRPFTIQKFE, encoded by the exons tatattagaGTATGGAAAAAGCTTGATATGAACACTATCGTTCAGTTGATAGTTGACATCAGTGTCGGAGGAATAAACAAAAGTGATATATCAGAAGGGGGATCCATCTGCTGGCATCATGTCCCTCTATCACATCGTTTTAAGGAAACACTTTTTGGAATTACGTTAGgtgttatttttcttctttatggCTTTTTGAGACACTCTCCACCGAAGTCACATTCCAATATTAAGAATGCCTATCTCAAATGGGTGACATTTACTCTGTATGTTATCTTCATCGTAGAGATAGGTTATAAAATTGTATCGAAACAAGTCATATTCCTATGGATGCCATGCCATCTCATCACTATAtgtcaaatttatcttttaacttCACTTTTGCTAG gaaaagaaactttgtataatgaatatatatttcgtatTATGCTTCATTTTCTACATGGACCTTTTACGGCCTTACTT TTCCCTGTAACAGATTGTCTTCGCTTGCCATATGAAGTAGAAGTCTATTGGattcaacattttttcattctttgtttgACTCCTCTTTATCTCATGAAGTACCACTTCAATTTGTCTAATCCCGGTGAATTTTCCTGGTCTTGGTCCTATTTAAGTTATGGCATATGGATGCTAATACATTGGATAATACTTCATGGAATATCCTTAATTACTAGTGCTAACGTAGGATCTATGTTATGCCCAGCGAGTTCAGACCCATTTGCTGGGAAGCATTATAGACTTTACGGCATTTGTCACcagttattttgtattattttaataggaCAAATTTGGTCCTGCAttgagtcatattttttacgtccttttacaatacaaaaatttgaatga
- the LOC121114655 gene encoding LOW QUALITY PROTEIN: juvenile hormone esterase-like (The sequence of the model RefSeq protein was modified relative to this genomic sequence to represent the inferred CDS: inserted 1 base in 1 codon; deleted 1 base in 1 codon) gives MSEISSFNIYLYFSLLTLFSIYGPEKFFDEFWSPLIVHSPSGLVQGAREKGHQAFYGIPYALPPTGERRFRSPEPYPTPWKGTLQAGRSYPPACPQQLRSYFKSLLWDVEGNEDCLYLNIFSPDSASLQLSNESPPSQENLFPCDGLDPWGNFMSGTASDYESIYFMTKDVILVMISYRLGPLGFLNLGEEYARGNQGIEDQILALSWIQDNISSFGGDPQRVTIFGESSGAISVLHHMSVPMSKLLFQSAIIQSGSIYQPTIKETFMMEMHEAWIAEMGCIGVIDTQECIQKLPLAKIVNKNPFLSDCNLKKNGHPFPNPWFPVLEGSYLLKEVSAENKKSHAPRVMIGTTSNEGFLATSRFMLQNNYTEGFMSKWEECFKLNTAGDESYDLEPVMDYYFGSNKKPDFPSQVQNFSNLISDFWYNGPTFETVKEIANKGSPVYYYLYDHDGFLSMTDSLSRASYDYXKFIVRYAFGQESGKTNGASHADELPFLFREYPRNLLKRPVDEKMWRLMIDVWTNFATSGDPNGAKEGYNWKPVSHKNDYTYIVLKNGEIKFPSHGQMKEQRDRLKVWDSAIIKKRIIIK, from the exons ATGTCTGAGATATCTTCTTTCAACATCTATTTATACTTTAGTTTACTCACTTTGTTTTCCATCTACGGCCCGGAAAAGTTCTTCGATGAATTTTGGAGTCCTCTAATTGTGCATAGTCCCTCAGGTTTAGTTCAAGGAGCCCGAGAAAAAGGCCATCAAGCCTTTTATGGTATCCCTTACGCTTTACCGCCCACTGGAGAACGTCGTTTTCGGTCTCCTGAACCATATCCAACTCCTTGGAAAGGGACACTTCAGGCTGGAAGAAGCTATCCCCCGGCATGTCCTCAACAACTCAGGTCTTACTTCAAATCCCTTCTATGGGACGTTGAAGGGAATGAAGACTGTCTCTATCTCAACATCTTTTCACCAGACTCTGCGTCCCTGCAGCTATCCAATGAGTCTCCACCATCTCAGGAAAACCTGTTTCCCTGTGATGGTTTGGATCCATGGGGGAATTTTATGAGTGGGACTGCCTCAGACTACgaatccatttattttatgacCAAAGATGTCATACTTGTCATGATATCTTACAGATTAGGTCCTTTAGGCTTCCTTAATCTTGGAGAAGAGTACGCGAGGGGGAATCAAGGCATTGAGGATCAGATTCTTG cTCTATCGTGGATTCAGGATAATATTTCGAGTTTTGGTGGTGATCCTCAAAGAGTAACGATTTTTGGAGAGAGCTCCGGAGCGATAAGTGTATTACATCATATGTCCGTTCCAATGAGTAAATTATTATTCCAGTCTGCTATAATTCAAAGCGGTTCAATTTATCAACCCACAATTAAAGAAAC ATTCATGATGGAAATGCACGAAGCTTGGATTGCGGAAATGGGATGTATCGGTGTAATAGATACACAAGAATGTATTCAGAAGCTTCCTTTGGCtaaaatagtgaataaaaatccctttttaagTGATtgtaaccttaaaaaaaatggacatcCTTTTCCTAACCCATGGTTCCCCGTCCTAGAGGGAAGTTATCTCCTGAAAGAAGTATctgcagaaaataaaaaatcacatgCACCCAGAGTCATGATAGGAACAACttcaaatgaaggttttttgGCAACATCACGCTTCAtgcttcaaaataattatactgaAGGCTTTAT GTCAAAGTGGGAGGAATGCTTTAAACTGAATACTGCAGGAGATGAATCTTATGATTTAGAACCTGTTATGGACTATTACTTTGGCTCAAACAAAAAACCTGATTTTCCATCTCAAGTGCAGAATTTTTCCAATCTCATCTCTGATTTTTGGTATAATGGTCCGACT TTTGAAACAGTTAA AGAAATTGCAAATAAGGGATCACCTGTCTATTACTATTTATATGATCACGATGGGTTTCTCTCCATGACAGACTCACTAAGTCGCGCATCGTACGATT TGAAATTCATAGTTCGCTATGCTTTTGGTCAGGAAAGTGGGAAAACTAATGGAGCATCACATGCTGATGAACTTCCATTTCTGTTTAG AGAATATCCTAGAAATTTACTCAAACGACCtgttgatgaaaaaatgtgGAGACTCATGATCGACGTTTGGACAAATTTTGCAACTTCGGGTGATCCGAATGGTGCAAAAGAAGGATACAATTGGAAACCGGTTTCCCACAAGAAtgactatacatatatagtactAAAAAATGGCGAGATCAAATTTCCAAGCCATGGTCAAATGAAGGAACAACGTGATAGACTAAAGGTATGGGATTCTGCAATCATAAAGAAAAGGATCATTATCAAatag
- the LOC121114656 gene encoding uncharacterized protein, giving the protein MMNSYCVVRGCQSRYFPNSRISRHRIPKDVSTRSKWLKAIGFGESKVNDASRVCSKHFLTTDFLSTPFDQKISNSQGNTPKLMKFRLKQNAVPSIFPKKNVCGVHTFPTQRILSIDDVILCLNETHLPSGVMSYFDFEKEQWLFMGMDYVNGGSPHVMFSVVLDQELKINAWKRDIPVSKAIFSRFLCEGKLRSIKELYNIIQRIKCLSEKCWVKI; this is encoded by the exons ATGATGAATAGTTACTGTGTTGTGCGTGGATGTCAATCAAGGTATTTTCCGAATTCTAGAATTTCGCGCCATAGAATACCCAAGGATGTCTCTACCCGAAGTAAATGGCTAAAAGCAATTGGATTTGGCGAATCAAAAGTCAATGACGCCTCCCGTGTATGTTCTAAGCATTTTCTGACTACTGACTTTCTATCCACACCATTTGATCAAAAGATTAGCAACTCTCAAGGAAACACTcctaaattaatgaaatttcgcCTTAAACAAAATGCAGTTCCTTCTATTTTTCCTAAGAAAAATGTTTGTGGAGTTCATACTTTTCCTACTCAAAGGATACTCTCCATTGACGATGTTATCTTATGTTTGAATGAGACTCATCTTCCTTCTGGAGTAATGAGTTACTTTGATTTCGAAAAGGAACAATGGCTTTTCATGGGGATGGACTATGTAAATGGTGGATCTCCTCATGTTATGTTTAGTGTTGTTCTGGATcaagaattgaaaataaatgcatG GAAACGAGATATTCCGGTCTCAAAAGCGATTTTTAGTCGATTCCTTTGTGAAGGCAAACTTAGATCCATTAAGGAACTTTACAATATCATTCAGAGAATTAAATGTCTTTCAGAGAAATGCTGGGTGAAAATATAG
- the LOC121114372 gene encoding general transcription factor II-I repeat domain-containing protein 2B-like, with the protein MGIEDFRKCISLCTDGAPSMIGCHNGLIAKVREFKPDIIAVHSIIHQENLNDKFDNMDHVNSVVVTTLNVKLQGQNKFVHDLFKHLRTFEEDLQLYEQKVYPFPTLKYVFYDKNEILDIYAQRVAVLREDVSSRFTEFRNLSSETTVFSLPCTSQISSAAVQLQLELNALLEDDILIQNFKDMNLFDVYKSLPAADYCNLKRLARRFVCMFGSTYTCE; encoded by the exons ATGGGAATTGAGGACTTCAGGAAATGTATATCACTATGTACAGATGGTGCACCATCTATGATTGGCTGTCACAATGGCCTCATTGCCAAAGTACGTGAGTTCAAACCAGATATTATTGCAGTTCATAGCATCATACACCAGGAGAACCTGAACGATAAATTCGACAATATGGATCATGTCAACTCCGTTGTAGTAACAACA CTCAATGTCAAGCTTCAAGGACAAAACAAGTTTGTACATGACTTGTTTAAGCACCTCCGAACATTTGAAGAAGATCTTCAGCTCTACGAACAAAAAGTTTACCCTTTTCCCACTCTTAAATATGTcttttatgacaaaaatgaGATTCTGGATATTTATGCTCAGAGAGTGGCAGTACTTAGAGAGGATGTTTCCTCACGTTTTACAGAGTTCAGAAATCTCAGTAGTGAGACGACTGTTTTCTCATTGCCTTGTACGAGTCAGATAAGCTCAGCAGCTGTACAGCTCCAGCTTGAATTGAACGCACTGCTAGAGGATGATATTctcatacaaaatttcaaagatatgAACCTATTTGACGTTTATAAGTCTCTACCAGCTGCAGATTACTGTAATTTAAAACGGCTTGCCAGAAGATTTGTATGCATGTTTGGAAGTACGTATACCTGTGAGTAA